One part of the Mycobacterium marinum genome encodes these proteins:
- a CDS encoding cytochrome P450 gives MPASAPSARTPPALRRPPGLPAPRRLRTVFAAAYAVAYLVGGERRMLRLIRRYGPIMTMPILSLGDVAIVSDPALVKEVFTAPPDVLLGGEGVGPAAAIYGAGSMFVQEEPEHLRRRKLLTPPLHGTALGRYVPIIEESTRAAMRDWPVDRPFELLGAARALMLDVIVKVIFGVDDPDEVRRLGRPFERLLDLGVSEQLTVRYALRRAGALRVWPQRARAYREIENVVMPLIAQRRNGLGRTEQRDILGLLISARGDDGEQLSDQEIRDDLITLMLAGHETTATTLAWVFDLLLHHPDALRRVQEEAEGGTETFTTAVINETLRVRPPAPFTARVAARPFRLGGYLIDPGTRIVVHMIAINRNPDVYEQPNRFRPERFLGTRPQTYAWVPFGGGAKRCLGAAFSMRELVTVLHVLLREGQFTAVDEAPERIVRRSIMLAPRHGTRVRFRPRLQESV, from the coding sequence GTGCCTGCATCCGCTCCCTCGGCGCGCACACCGCCGGCTCTGCGCCGACCGCCCGGCCTACCTGCCCCGCGCCGCTTGCGTACGGTGTTCGCGGCCGCCTACGCGGTCGCATACCTGGTTGGTGGCGAGCGGCGAATGCTGCGATTGATCCGGCGCTACGGGCCGATCATGACGATGCCCATCCTCAGCCTGGGAGACGTGGCGATCGTCTCGGACCCGGCGCTGGTCAAAGAAGTCTTCACCGCGCCGCCCGACGTGCTCCTGGGCGGCGAGGGAGTGGGACCCGCGGCGGCGATCTACGGGGCGGGTTCGATGTTCGTCCAGGAAGAGCCCGAACACCTGCGGCGGCGCAAGCTCCTGACGCCGCCACTGCACGGCACGGCGCTGGGCCGTTACGTGCCGATCATCGAGGAGTCCACCCGCGCGGCGATGCGCGATTGGCCCGTCGATCGTCCCTTTGAGCTGCTTGGGGCGGCCCGGGCGCTGATGTTGGATGTGATCGTCAAGGTCATCTTCGGTGTCGACGATCCCGACGAGGTGCGGCGGCTGGGCCGGCCTTTCGAACGCCTCCTGGACCTTGGGGTTTCCGAGCAACTGACCGTCCGCTATGCGCTGCGCCGAGCGGGAGCGTTGCGGGTATGGCCACAGCGGGCGCGCGCCTACCGGGAGATCGAGAACGTCGTCATGCCGCTGATCGCGCAGCGGCGCAATGGCCTTGGCCGCACCGAACAGCGCGACATCCTGGGGCTGCTGATCAGCGCCCGGGGCGATGACGGTGAACAGCTGTCTGACCAAGAGATTCGTGACGACCTCATCACGTTGATGCTGGCGGGCCACGAAACCACCGCGACGACGCTGGCATGGGTTTTCGACCTGCTGCTACACCATCCCGATGCGCTGCGGCGCGTCCAGGAGGAGGCCGAGGGCGGCACGGAAACCTTCACCACCGCGGTGATCAACGAGACGCTGCGGGTCCGGCCGCCAGCCCCTTTCACGGCCCGCGTTGCCGCGCGCCCGTTCCGGCTCGGGGGCTACCTCATCGACCCCGGCACCCGAATCGTCGTCCACATGATCGCAATCAACCGCAACCCCGACGTGTATGAGCAGCCGAACCGGTTTCGTCCCGAGCGGTTCCTGGGCACGCGGCCGCAAACCTATGCCTGGGTTCCGTTCGGCGGGGGCGCCAAACGCTGTCTGGGCGCCGCTTTTTCCATGCGGGAGTTGGTGACCGTGCTGCACGTGTTGTTGCGGGAGGGGCAGTTCACGGCCGTCGACGAGGCGCCCGAGCGCATCGTGCGGCGCTCCATCATGCTGGCTCCCCGCCACGGCACCCGAGTGCGCTTCCGGCCCCGGCTCCAAGAATCCGTTTAG
- a CDS encoding DUF4193 domain-containing protein, which yields MPTASDYDARRIPDSDAADPSGLRELAPALPRSSTATIDAVDDDPNAAPVFEPPGADLSGEELSVAVIPQRSDEFICSCCYLVQHRSRLRSSIGQLPICADCV from the coding sequence ATGCCGACCGCCAGCGATTACGATGCCCGCCGCATACCTGATTCCGACGCCGCCGATCCGTCCGGCCTGCGCGAGCTGGCACCCGCTTTGCCGAGGTCGTCGACCGCGACCATCGATGCCGTCGACGACGACCCCAATGCGGCGCCCGTCTTCGAACCCCCGGGTGCGGATCTGTCCGGCGAGGAACTGTCGGTCGCGGTGATTCCGCAACGCAGCGACGAGTTCATCTGCTCGTGCTGCTATTTGGTGCAGCATCGCAGCCGGTTGCGCAGTTCGATCGGTCAGCTCCCGATCTGTGCCGACTGTGTGTGA
- a CDS encoding STAS domain-containing protein: MSAPDSITAVVTDHDGVTVLSIGGEIDLVTAPALEEAIGAVVADSPTALVIDLSGVEFLGSVGLKILAATYEKLGTAAEFGVVAQGPATRRPIHLTGLDKTFPLYPALDDALTGVRDGKLNR; the protein is encoded by the coding sequence TTGTCAGCTCCCGATTCGATCACCGCCGTGGTCACCGATCACGATGGAGTCACCGTGCTCAGTATCGGCGGCGAAATTGATTTGGTTACTGCTCCGGCCCTCGAAGAAGCCATCGGCGCTGTCGTTGCCGACAGCCCGACTGCGCTGGTCATCGACCTTTCCGGGGTGGAGTTCCTCGGCTCGGTGGGGCTGAAGATCCTGGCCGCGACCTACGAGAAGCTCGGCACTGCGGCCGAGTTCGGCGTGGTCGCACAGGGGCCCGCGACCAGGCGGCCGATTCACCTGACCGGTCTGGACAAGACTTTCCCGCTCTACCCCGCCCTCGATGACGCATTGACCGGCGTGCGGGACGGCAAGCTCAACCGCTAG
- a CDS encoding DUF6328 family protein produces the protein MDVDHPERDQRWDYRRRRETELERLDRNWTSLLQELRVVQTGVQLLTGFLLMLPFQQRFEVLGLHTVYLATVAFSVGATILLVAPVGMHRLLFRRHRLVVLVSAAHRCAYAGLVLLGLALTGVTALIFDAVSGRTAAIIAGSCALVLFALFWVLVPLLLRTRDVQLPDY, from the coding sequence ATGGATGTCGATCATCCGGAACGAGATCAACGCTGGGATTACCGTCGGCGGCGGGAAACCGAACTGGAACGGCTCGACCGCAACTGGACCAGCCTGCTGCAGGAGCTGCGGGTGGTGCAGACCGGGGTTCAGCTGCTGACCGGGTTCCTGCTGATGCTGCCGTTCCAGCAGCGCTTCGAGGTTCTGGGGCTACACACGGTGTATTTGGCGACGGTGGCGTTCTCGGTGGGCGCGACGATCTTGTTGGTCGCCCCGGTAGGCATGCACCGGTTACTGTTCCGGCGACACCGTCTGGTGGTGCTGGTTTCGGCGGCACATCGCTGCGCCTACGCCGGGTTGGTCCTGCTGGGGCTGGCTTTGACCGGGGTTACCGCCCTCATCTTCGATGCGGTGTCCGGACGTACCGCGGCCATCATCGCCGGGTCGTGCGCGCTGGTACTTTTTGCGCTCTTCTGGGTGCTGGTCCCGCTGCTGCTGCGCACCCGTGACGTGCAGCTTCCCGACTACTGA
- a CDS encoding PLP-dependent cysteine synthase family protein yields the protein MSGQARVAVRSLARDWTDNAVRLIEADARRSADTHLLRYPLPSAWSNDANVELYLKDETTHITGSLKHRLARSLFLYALCNGWIGEGTTVVEASSGSTAVSEAYFAALLGLPFVAVMPAATSASKIALIEAQGGRCHFVENSSQVYAEAERVAKETGGHYLDQFTNAERATDWRGNNNIAESIFAQMGEEQHPIPEWIVVGAGTGGTSATIGRYIRYRRHTTRLCVVDPENSAFFPAYAEDRYDIVMPKSSRIEGIGRPRVEPSFLPGVVDCMVSVPDAASIAAARHVSAVLGRRVGPSTGTNLWGAFGLLAEMVADGRSGSVVTLLADSGDRYAETYFNDEWVSAQGLDPTDPAQALVEFERSCAWN from the coding sequence AATGCTGTCCGGCTGATCGAGGCAGACGCCCGCCGCAGCGCCGACACACACCTGCTGCGCTACCCGCTACCCTCGGCGTGGAGCAACGACGCGAACGTCGAGTTGTATCTCAAGGACGAGACGACTCACATCACCGGCAGCCTCAAACACCGGCTGGCTCGGTCGCTGTTCCTGTACGCGTTGTGCAACGGCTGGATCGGCGAAGGCACCACGGTCGTCGAGGCGTCCTCGGGTTCCACGGCCGTCTCCGAGGCGTATTTCGCGGCCCTGCTGGGTCTGCCGTTCGTTGCCGTGATGCCGGCCGCGACCAGCGCCTCCAAGATTGCGCTGATCGAGGCGCAAGGCGGCCGATGCCATTTCGTGGAGAACTCCAGCCAGGTCTACGCCGAGGCCGAGCGGGTCGCCAAGGAAACCGGCGGCCACTACCTGGACCAGTTCACCAACGCCGAGCGTGCCACCGACTGGCGCGGCAACAACAACATCGCCGAGTCGATCTTCGCGCAAATGGGCGAGGAACAGCACCCCATTCCGGAATGGATCGTGGTGGGGGCGGGCACCGGCGGCACCAGCGCGACGATCGGCCGCTACATCCGCTATCGCCGGCACACGACCCGACTGTGCGTGGTGGACCCGGAGAACTCCGCGTTCTTCCCCGCCTACGCCGAGGACCGCTACGACATCGTGATGCCCAAGTCTTCTCGGATCGAGGGCATCGGCCGCCCGCGGGTTGAGCCGTCGTTTCTGCCCGGTGTGGTCGATTGCATGGTCTCTGTGCCCGATGCCGCCTCAATCGCGGCAGCACGCCACGTGAGCGCCGTTCTGGGCCGTCGGGTGGGTCCGTCCACGGGCACCAATCTGTGGGGCGCGTTCGGCCTGCTGGCCGAGATGGTCGCCGACGGCCGCAGCGGCTCGGTGGTCACCTTGCTCGCCGACAGTGGCGATCGCTACGCCGAGACCTATTTCAACGACGAATGGGTCAGCGCTCAGGGGCTGGATCCGACCGATCCGGCCCAGGCCTTGGTCGAGTTCGAGCGCTCGTGCGCCTGGAACTAG
- a CDS encoding PAS and ANTAR domain-containing protein has product MRAGTSLRWNRWSRVGRFRYIARDDRWEWSDELARMHGYEPGRVRPTADLLVAHKHPDDKAVVAELVDQVCRYGKPCSNRFRIIDTGGVVHIVVVLANPLYDGHGSLAGTAGFYVDITEQYEVDMQKRLTQAVTAVNARRAVINQAIGMLMHEYRLDAESAFQVLAKWSQKSNTKLRLLAERVVGDPDGRNALLNEAADTVGELLCAARNGHG; this is encoded by the coding sequence GTGCGCGCGGGTACGTCGTTACGGTGGAATCGCTGGTCAAGGGTGGGGCGCTTCCGCTACATCGCTCGTGATGATCGCTGGGAATGGTCAGATGAGCTGGCTCGGATGCACGGCTATGAGCCGGGTCGGGTCAGGCCGACCGCCGATCTACTGGTTGCGCACAAGCATCCCGATGACAAAGCGGTCGTCGCTGAACTGGTAGACCAGGTGTGCCGTTATGGAAAGCCATGCAGCAATCGGTTTCGCATTATCGATACGGGTGGCGTCGTACACATCGTCGTGGTGCTGGCGAATCCGCTCTATGACGGTCACGGGTCGCTGGCCGGCACTGCCGGGTTCTATGTCGACATCACCGAACAATATGAGGTCGACATGCAAAAGCGGTTGACCCAAGCGGTCACCGCGGTCAACGCCCGAAGGGCGGTCATCAATCAGGCCATCGGGATGCTGATGCATGAGTACCGGCTGGATGCCGAGTCCGCTTTCCAGGTGCTGGCCAAGTGGTCTCAGAAATCCAACACCAAGCTGCGGCTGTTGGCCGAGCGTGTCGTCGGCGACCCCGACGGGCGAAACGCGCTGCTCAACGAGGCCGCGGACACGGTCGGGGAACTGTTGTGCGCCGCCCGCAACGGGCATGGTTAA